In the Chroococcidiopsis sp. SAG 2025 genome, one interval contains:
- a CDS encoding GNAT family N-acetyltransferase — MSLPDTPRWVETRSLLLSGEGEIFGVDETTGKLNFIVCSPTQKLICVVGYPNQKAVEKAVTTVGEESTIIAAPESSNYITQVLPNWRSQLAWLHTLPDSCKLPEVPPGKVRLLSADEIGNLKHLPPELQTELAIASDASPIAATIADGVPVSFCYAAQTETLWDISIGTLAEYRNRGYAALCVAYMVKYMHQKGKQPIWGAEESNLPSMKLAAKLGFIPVDRLILLHQ, encoded by the coding sequence ATGTCTCTACCCGATACTCCACGTTGGGTAGAAACTCGTTCGCTGTTGCTTTCCGGTGAAGGTGAAATTTTTGGCGTGGATGAAACAACAGGAAAACTAAATTTTATCGTTTGTAGCCCAACTCAAAAATTAATTTGTGTAGTTGGCTATCCCAACCAAAAAGCTGTAGAAAAAGCTGTTACTACTGTAGGGGAAGAAAGTACTATTATTGCAGCACCAGAAAGTAGTAACTATATTACTCAAGTTTTACCAAACTGGCGATCGCAATTAGCATGGCTGCATACACTCCCCGATTCTTGCAAGTTACCTGAAGTTCCTCCAGGGAAGGTACGCTTACTTTCTGCAGATGAAATTGGCAATTTAAAGCATCTACCACCGGAACTACAAACAGAATTAGCAATCGCCTCTGATGCTTCCCCAATTGCCGCTACCATAGCTGATGGTGTTCCAGTTTCGTTCTGCTACGCCGCCCAAACCGAAACTTTATGGGATATATCAATTGGCACATTAGCAGAATACAGAAATCGCGGCTATGCAGCTTTGTGTGTTGCTTATATGGTGAAATATATGCATCAAAAAGGTAAACAGCCAATTTGGGGTGCAGAAGAGTCCAATTTACCCTCGATGAAACTAGCAGCTAAACTCGGATTTATCCCCGTCGATCGCCTCATATTGTTGCACCAATAA
- a CDS encoding form I ribulose bisphosphate carboxylase large subunit — protein MSYAQTRTQTKSGYQAGVKDYRLTYYTPDYTPKDTDVLACFRVSPQPGVPPEEAGAAVAAESSTGTWTTVWTDLLTDLDRYKGRCYYIEPVPGEDNQFFCFVAYPLDLFEEGSVTNMLTSIVGNVFGFKALKALRLEDMRIPVAYLKTFQGPPHGIQVERDKLNKYGRPLLGCTIKPKLGLSAKNYGRAVYECLRGGLDFTKDDENINSQPFMRWRDRFLFVQEAIEKAQAETGEVKGHYLNVTAPTCEEMMKRAEFAKELGTPIIMHDYLTGGFTANTTLAKYCRDNGLLLHIHRAMHAVIDRQRNHGIHFRVLAKCLRMSGGDHLHSGTVVGKLEGERGITMGFVDLMRENYVEEDRSRGIFFTQDWASMPGVMPVASGGIHIWHMPALVEIFGDDSCLQFGGGTLGHPWGNAPGATANRVALEACVQARNEGRDLAREGNDVIREAAKWSPELAVACELWKEIKFEFKAVDTL, from the coding sequence ATGTCTTACGCGCAAACGAGAACCCAGACCAAATCGGGCTACCAGGCAGGGGTTAAAGATTACCGACTAACTTATTACACCCCCGATTACACTCCTAAAGATACAGACGTTCTGGCTTGTTTCCGCGTCTCCCCTCAGCCTGGAGTCCCTCCAGAAGAGGCTGGCGCGGCTGTAGCTGCTGAATCCTCCACTGGTACGTGGACGACTGTATGGACGGACTTGTTAACCGACCTAGACCGCTACAAAGGTCGTTGTTATTACATTGAGCCAGTACCAGGTGAAGATAACCAGTTCTTCTGCTTTGTTGCTTATCCTCTCGACTTATTTGAGGAAGGTTCCGTTACCAATATGTTGACCTCAATTGTAGGTAACGTATTTGGTTTCAAAGCCCTTAAAGCTCTGCGTCTGGAAGACATGAGAATTCCTGTCGCATACCTGAAGACATTCCAAGGACCTCCCCACGGTATCCAAGTTGAGCGCGACAAACTGAACAAGTACGGTCGTCCGCTATTGGGTTGTACGATTAAGCCCAAACTCGGTCTATCGGCAAAAAACTACGGTCGGGCTGTATACGAGTGCTTGCGCGGTGGTCTAGACTTCACAAAAGACGACGAGAATATTAACTCTCAGCCTTTCATGCGTTGGCGCGATCGCTTCCTGTTCGTCCAAGAAGCAATTGAGAAGGCACAAGCAGAGACAGGCGAAGTTAAGGGACATTACCTTAACGTTACTGCCCCTACCTGCGAAGAAATGATGAAGCGGGCTGAGTTTGCTAAAGAACTCGGTACTCCAATCATCATGCACGACTACCTAACTGGTGGTTTTACAGCTAACACTACTTTGGCGAAGTATTGCCGCGATAATGGTTTGTTGCTCCACATTCACCGTGCTATGCACGCCGTAATCGACCGTCAAAGAAACCACGGTATTCACTTCCGCGTATTGGCTAAGTGTTTGCGGATGTCTGGTGGCGACCACCTACACTCTGGAACAGTAGTAGGTAAGCTGGAAGGCGAACGCGGCATCACAATGGGCTTCGTTGACCTGATGCGCGAAAACTATGTTGAAGAAGACCGTTCTCGCGGTATTTTCTTCACTCAAGATTGGGCTTCCATGCCTGGTGTAATGCCAGTAGCTTCTGGTGGTATCCACATTTGGCATATGCCAGCGCTAGTAGAAATCTTCGGTGATGATTCCTGCTTGCAGTTCGGTGGTGGTACGCTCGGTCACCCTTGGGGTAACGCTCCTGGTGCAACTGCTAACCGCGTAGCTCTAGAAGCTTGCGTTCAAGCTCGTAACGAAGGACGCGACTTGGCCCGCGAAGGTAACGATGTAATTCGCGAAGCTGCTAAGTGGTCGCCTGAGTTGGCTGTTGCTTGCGAACTGTGGAAGGAAATCAAGTTCGAGTTCAAGGCAGTTGATACCCTCTAA
- the rcbX gene encoding RuBisCO chaperone RbcX — translation MDIKRIAKDTAKTLQSYLTYQAVRTVLAQIGETNPPLALWLHRFSATDRIQDGEAYIENLFREKPDLALRIMTVREHLAEEVADFLPEMVRAGIQQANMQHRKQHLERITQLETNPSLDSEPQTTPETNLDSP, via the coding sequence ATGGATATAAAGCGAATTGCGAAGGACACAGCCAAGACGCTGCAAAGCTACCTGACTTATCAGGCAGTAAGAACGGTGTTGGCGCAAATTGGTGAAACTAACCCTCCTCTGGCACTATGGCTGCATCGCTTTTCTGCGACTGACAGAATACAGGACGGCGAAGCGTACATAGAAAATTTGTTTCGAGAAAAGCCAGATTTGGCATTGCGAATCATGACTGTCAGAGAACATTTAGCGGAGGAAGTGGCTGATTTCTTACCTGAGATGGTACGTGCTGGGATTCAGCAAGCCAACATGCAACACCGCAAGCAGCATCTAGAGCGGATTACGCAACTAGAAACAAATCCTAGCCTTGATTCTGAGCCTCAAACTACCCCAGAAACCAATCTGGATAGTCCTTAA
- the rlmN gene encoding 23S rRNA (adenine(2503)-C(2))-methyltransferase RlmN: MVNSNTDRRQGRQGGQGGQGDKGTRGQGSNSNHQPLATSHSPDSRLPTPDSPLLGLNQAQLTAWVRSQGQPAYRGQQLYDWIYHKGARSLSEISVFPKQWRNDIADVSIGRSQIHHRTVAPDETVKYLLQLADNQIVETVGIPTDKRLTVCVSTQVGCPMACDFCATGKGGFRRNLAPHEIIDQVLTVQSDFQRRVSHIVFMGMGEPLLNTENVVAAIQSLNQDVGIGQRCMTLSTVGIPGRILKLAKYQLQVTLAVSLHASNQATREKLIPSAQKYSLHDLLSECREYVRLTGRRVTFEYVLLAGVNDGIKQAAELAQLLRGFQSHVNLIPYNPIQEADYQRPSSSQIQAFVNVLKQQQIAVSVRYSRGLEAEAACGQLRAQQLQPSLG; the protein is encoded by the coding sequence ATGGTCAATAGTAATACCGATAGGAGACAAGGGAGACAAGGGGGACAAGGAGGACAAGGGGACAAGGGGACAAGGGGACAAGGAAGCAATTCTAACCACCAGCCACTAGCCACCAGCCACTCACCCGACTCCCGACTCCCAACTCCCGACTCCCCCTTATTAGGCTTAAATCAAGCCCAACTAACCGCCTGGGTACGATCGCAAGGACAGCCAGCATATCGCGGACAGCAGCTATACGATTGGATTTACCACAAAGGAGCGCGATCGCTATCCGAGATCTCGGTTTTTCCTAAACAATGGCGTAATGATATAGCCGATGTTTCAATTGGGCGATCGCAAATTCATCATCGCACTGTCGCCCCTGATGAAACTGTCAAATACTTACTTCAACTTGCAGACAATCAAATCGTTGAAACTGTAGGTATCCCAACTGACAAGCGCCTTACCGTATGCGTCTCGACTCAAGTAGGTTGTCCGATGGCTTGCGACTTCTGCGCCACGGGTAAAGGGGGCTTTCGTCGCAACCTCGCCCCGCATGAAATTATCGATCAAGTTCTGACAGTCCAATCCGACTTTCAACGGCGCGTCAGCCACATTGTTTTTATGGGTATGGGCGAACCCTTGCTAAATACAGAAAATGTCGTGGCGGCGATTCAATCTCTGAACCAAGATGTGGGTATCGGACAGCGTTGCATGACTCTTTCTACTGTGGGAATTCCAGGGCGAATTCTTAAACTTGCTAAATACCAACTACAAGTTACCTTAGCGGTTAGCCTTCACGCCTCTAACCAAGCTACCAGAGAAAAACTCATTCCCAGCGCCCAAAAGTATTCTCTCCATGACTTACTGTCAGAATGCCGCGAGTACGTGCGTTTAACGGGTCGTCGCGTCACATTTGAATATGTCTTACTCGCTGGGGTGAATGATGGCATAAAACAAGCAGCTGAGCTAGCCCAGCTGCTACGAGGTTTTCAAAGTCACGTTAACCTAATTCCTTATAATCCCATTCAAGAAGCAGATTATCAGCGACCGAGTTCAAGTCAAATTCAGGCTTTTGTTAACGTCCTGAAGCAGCAACAGATCGCTGTGAGCGTCCGCTATTCCCGTGGATTGGAAGCAGAGGCGGCTTGCGGTCAACTACGGGCGCAGCAGCTACAGCCTTCATTGGGTTAA
- the panB gene encoding 3-methyl-2-oxobutanoate hydroxymethyltransferase, with the protein MPITTQQLIQWKQQGRTIVALTAWDYTSGRLLDAAGVDLILVGDSLAVMLGYETTIPLTLEEMLHHAKAVRRGVKRALVVFDLPFLTYQESFQQAMHSAGRALKEAGAQAVKIEGGHPAIIETVSHLVQAGVPVMGHIGLTPQSIHQLGLKQQGKTPTAGEKLIAEAIALEAAGAFSIVLEHIPSDLAAQISHKLTIPTIGIGAGSECDGQVLVTSDVLGLSERQPPFAKVYVNLSEAIARAVQDYAAEVREHKFP; encoded by the coding sequence ATGCCAATCACAACCCAGCAACTAATTCAATGGAAACAACAAGGGCGGACAATTGTTGCTCTAACTGCATGGGATTACACGTCAGGGCGATTATTAGATGCGGCGGGAGTGGATTTGATTTTGGTGGGCGATTCTCTAGCAGTGATGCTGGGCTACGAGACTACAATACCCCTGACATTGGAAGAAATGTTACACCACGCTAAGGCTGTGCGCCGAGGCGTGAAACGAGCGTTGGTAGTATTCGATTTGCCGTTTTTGACGTATCAGGAAAGCTTTCAGCAAGCAATGCATTCGGCAGGAAGGGCATTGAAAGAAGCAGGGGCGCAGGCTGTAAAGATTGAGGGCGGACATCCGGCGATTATAGAAACTGTATCACACTTGGTACAGGCAGGAGTTCCAGTAATGGGACATATTGGTTTGACACCCCAATCGATCCATCAGTTGGGATTGAAGCAGCAGGGAAAGACACCCACCGCCGGAGAGAAACTTATTGCTGAGGCGATCGCCCTTGAAGCAGCAGGAGCCTTTAGCATTGTCTTAGAACACATACCATCCGATTTAGCCGCACAAATTAGCCACAAGCTGACGATTCCTACTATAGGTATTGGTGCTGGTTCTGAATGTGACGGACAAGTATTAGTCACTTCCGATGTGTTGGGCTTATCCGAACGACAGCCGCCCTTTGCCAAAGTCTATGTAAACTTAAGTGAAGCGATCGCTCGGGCAGTGCAAGATTATGCTGCTGAGGTAAGAGAGCATAAATTTCCATAG